ATTTTTTTGATATCTATATATTAGAAATCATAAAACTATATTCTAAATCCTTCCTAGAATCTATGCAGAATTCTGATAATACTGTTGCTCCCCAACTATCATTTCCACCAACGCCCATTTGTTTACCAACGATATTGACATTTGTGAAATTAATAGGTGGTAAATCTTCTTGATGAAGAGCATTTTCAAGTTCCATATTAGTATATGGTAAAACACTAAATTCAAATGGTGATTTCTCATAAGCAAACTTAAGTCCGTCTCCATTTTTATTTTGAACAGTTACCCACCTAGTTCCAGTTCTGTTACCACATTCTTGTGGCACTAAGTACTTAGATAGGTTATCTACTGGTGTACTTTTATAAACACCTAGTCTGGCACCTTCTGAGCGGTCAACATAATTTTCATCAGGTCCCATTCCATACCACTCAAAAGAATTAAATTCTGCTAAAAGCCTAAAATTCATACCTAGTACTGGTAATTCTGGCAATCCTTCTACTCCTTTATACAAAACATTAACTTTTATTATTCCGTCTTCAGTAACTTCATAAGTTACCTTAACATTCGTAGATGGAATTGTTGGTAATTCATAAGTGTATTTTAATATGATTTTATTTTCATGTTCTTTCATTGAAAAATCCATATATTTTTGGCACATTGTAGCACTAAGCCACTGAGAACATCTAAACTCATGTTTATTTCCTCTATCATTATCCGTAGTTGCTCTCCAATAGAAGGTCTTTGGAGTTCTTGTTATGAATTCTTTTTTTGCATATCTTAGAGATACAATTCCGCCTTCCGATTTAGAAAATATAACTTTAAAATCTTTTCCATGAACACCTATGTTTACATCACCATGAACAACTTTTATCTTAGAATTAGAGTTATTTTTGATAGGCTCTTTTCTTTCAAAAACCGTTTGTCCAAAAGCTACTTCGTATCCTTTATTTGCCCAAGCAGTATCTTCTGACAATATCAATGAAACTGTAAAGACAAGTTCTTCTGAGCAACTATAATCTCCAACTGGTAATTTTACATACTTTTCTTCTCCAGCCCCTACAGACACTTTTATTTTGCCTTCATCTAATAACTTTCCTTCTTTTTCAACTTTATAATATAAATCATAAACTTCCGTATTCGCAAAAAGATTTTTATTGTTAATATTAACACCATTCTTATCTGGAGTTAATTTTATATTTTGATATAAATATTTAACTTCCCTAGCTTTAGGTGATGCAATTCGATTTGCATAAACCAGACCATTTCCTGAAAAATTATAATCAGATGGGCGATCAGTAAAATCTCCTCCATAAGATAAAACCTCTTTCCCATTTGGTGTTTTTCTATAAAGAGCTTGATCTCCATAATCCCAAATAAATCCACCTTGATACATTAAATATTTATCTTCAAGTTCTGTATATTTCATCATTCCACCACAAGAATTCCCCATAGCATGCATATATTCACAACTAATATAAGGTTTCTTTGGATCATTACTTAAATATTCTTCTATGTCCACTGGTTTAGCATACATTCTGCTTTCCATATCGCTTGTTTTTTCATATTCTCTATTCCAAAATACACCTTCATAATGAACCAAGCGAGAAGAATCCTTTCTTCTAAAATATTCTGACATTTGAAATATATCTTCTCCAGCATAAGATTCATTACCACATGACCAAATAAGAACAGATGGGTGATTTTTATCACGCTCTAGCATTGAAGTTGCACGGTCTATTACTACCTCTTGCCATTCTGGAAGACTACCAGGTATATTCCATGATGGTTCACATTGTCCCATCTTTTGCCAAGACCCATGACTTTCTAAATTAGTTTCATCTATTAAATAAATACCATATTCATCACAAAGCCTATACCATAAGCTTTGGTTTGGATAATGTGAAGTTCTTACAGCATTAATATTATGTTGTTTTAAGAACTTAATATCCCAAAGCATGTCTTCTTTGGTAATTGAGCGCCCACGTCTTGCACTAAATTCGTGACGATTTACTCCTTTAAATACTATTCTTTTTCCATTAAGACACATAATTTTATCTTTCATTTCAAAGCATCTAAAACCAACCTTTTGTGATACTATCTCAATTAAAGTATCATCTTCCTTTTTTACTAAAACATAAAGAGTGTACAAATTTGGTTCTTCTGCACTCCATAACTTAACATCTTTAACATCAAAAAATAATGTTAACTCATTAGCAAATGAAATTTCACTTGTTTGCACACTTTTATTTTCACTTTCAAATCCTAAGTATGCTTTTGCAACTTTATTCCCTACTGAATCTTCTAAGTAACCTTCTATTTTTGTATTTTCATTTCCTGTCATTTTAAGATCCACCTTAAGTTCTGCATTTGTAAAATCATGTGCTAAATCTGTTTTTACAAAAAGATCGCTTACATGAGTTTCGGGGATTGCATATAAATAAACATCTCTAAATATTCCTGAAAATCTCCAAAAATCTTGATCTTCAATCCAACTTGCACTACTTCTCTTATAGACCTCTACCGCAAGTTTATTTTCTCCTTCTTTTAAATACTCTGTAATATCAAATTCTGATGGAGTAAAAGTATCCTCACTATATCCTACAAATTCTCCATTAACCCATACATAAAATGCTGTTTCAACACCTTGGAATGAAAGAAATGTTTTCTTATTTTTTAACTCGTCTTTTACACGAAAAAATGTTACATAACTTCCAACTGGATTATAAGTTTTTGAAATGTGAGGTGGTCTTAGTTCGTCATGACCTTCCCAAGGATACATAGTGTTAATATATTGACATTTATCATATTCTTGCAATTGAATGTGGCCTGGTACTTCAATATAATCAAATTCACTTACGTCAAAATCTTCTTTATAAAAATCTTTAAGTCTTAATGATGAATTTTCGCTATAAGAAAATTTCCATCTTCCATTTAAATTTTGCTTAAGAATCATTTCATCCTCTAATTTAACATGTTCCATTTTTTCATAAAACCAATGATCTGAATGTGCATCTATTCTATTTATTTTAAAAATTTCCGGATTTTCTAGCCAATCCAATGTTGGTTTAATATCTTTCATTTTCTTCCCTCACCTTCACTTATATCTCTTTAGCATAAACTAAACTGAATAATTTCAATAAAAATTATTCAATTCTTCTATTTTTATAATAATATTCTTTATCGCGTTCATTTATTTTCCTTAATACTCGGCATGGATTTCCTACAGCCACTACATTTTCAGGAATATCATGAGTAACAACACTTCCAGCACCTATAACTGAATTATCTCCTATGGTAATGCCCGGTAAAATTACTGCATTGGAACCTATCCACACATCGTTACCAATTCTTACCGGAATTGAAAACTGAGTACCTGGTCTTCGAAGATCTGAGTCAACTGGATGCCCTGTAGGGGTTATTGTCACATTAGGTGCTATCATTACATTCTCACCTATATAAACATCAATATCATCTACAATTACAAGATTAAAATTAGCATAAAAATTGTTTCCAATATGCACATTTATACCATATGCCATGTGTACTGGTGCTTCAATCCAAATATGTTCACCCATATCACCCAATAACTTTTTTAGTAAATTTTTTCTTTTTTCTTCTTCACTTGGACGTGTATTGTTATAATCATATAATAATTCTTTACACCTTTTACGTTCCTCTTCAAGCCCCTCTCCCACATCTATATACAACATGCCATTTTTCATTTTCTCTCTAATTGTCATAATAACCTCCATAATTAATAATATTTATTTCAATTCATTGTTTCACATTTTATAAATAATCTTTACTTTGCTATTTGATACAGTTGTGTACTTTATATAATTTTATTTGTGTAATCTATTACATGTTGCATTGAAGTTGCCCATAAACCTTCAATATATTTCAATTAACTTATATTTACATGCTACTAAAATTTTACTAAAAAATCAATATTCTTTAGTAATTTTTTAGTAAAGCTGCCTTCCCCTTATAATTGAAAATACTTCCTTTATGTTATATAATTAACATTAAATAATATAAATATAAATATAAATATAATTATTAGAAATTAGATAAATTTTATTATAGATAATTTAGAATTGAGGTGCTAATCATTGAGTGAATATTGTAAAATCCTGGTCGTTGATGATGAATTTATTATGCGTCAAGGAATTAAACATATGATTGATTGGGAACAAGAAGGCTTTCAAGTTATCGGACAAGCTTCAAATGGTCAAGAAGCTATTGAAATTATCAAAGATAATCCCCCAAACATTATTATTTCAGATATTGTAATGCCGCAAATGGACGGTATTGAATTAGCTAAATTCGTTCAAGAAAAATATCCTCAAATTCAAATTATCATTTTAAGCAGCTATAGCGATTTTGAATATGTAAAATCCTCATTTCAACACGGTGCTATTGATTACATTTTAAAACCTTCATTGAATCCAACAGAATTGGTTAAAACATTGAAAAAGGCTTCAAGTAAAGTACAAAACCTTACTTTACATTCTAACATTAATATCAATGCAAATAATATATTAAGTAGACTTATTCTTGGCTTTGATACTAACATTGATTTTGACTATTTAGAAGAAGAAAGCCAACAACCATTTGGTACAGTTGCAACATCACCTTTTTGGAATGCTCCTATGAATGAATCCCATCCAGAT
The DNA window shown above is from Clostridium beijerinckii and carries:
- the lacA gene encoding galactoside O-acetyltransferase (transfers acetyl group from acetyl-CoA to the 6-hydroxyl of galactopyranosides; exact physiological role is unknown), which codes for MTIREKMKNGMLYIDVGEGLEEERKRCKELLYDYNNTRPSEEEKRKNLLKKLLGDMGEHIWIEAPVHMAYGINVHIGNNFYANFNLVIVDDIDVYIGENVMIAPNVTITPTGHPVDSDLRRPGTQFSIPVRIGNDVWIGSNAVILPGITIGDNSVIGAGSVVTHDIPENVVAVGNPCRVLRKINERDKEYYYKNRRIE
- a CDS encoding beta-galactosidase, which translates into the protein MKDIKPTLDWLENPEIFKINRIDAHSDHWFYEKMEHVKLEDEMILKQNLNGRWKFSYSENSSLRLKDFYKEDFDVSEFDYIEVPGHIQLQEYDKCQYINTMYPWEGHDELRPPHISKTYNPVGSYVTFFRVKDELKNKKTFLSFQGVETAFYVWVNGEFVGYSEDTFTPSEFDITEYLKEGENKLAVEVYKRSSASWIEDQDFWRFSGIFRDVYLYAIPETHVSDLFVKTDLAHDFTNAELKVDLKMTGNENTKIEGYLEDSVGNKVAKAYLGFESENKSVQTSEISFANELTLFFDVKDVKLWSAEEPNLYTLYVLVKKEDDTLIEIVSQKVGFRCFEMKDKIMCLNGKRIVFKGVNRHEFSARRGRSITKEDMLWDIKFLKQHNINAVRTSHYPNQSLWYRLCDEYGIYLIDETNLESHGSWQKMGQCEPSWNIPGSLPEWQEVVIDRATSMLERDKNHPSVLIWSCGNESYAGEDIFQMSEYFRRKDSSRLVHYEGVFWNREYEKTSDMESRMYAKPVDIEEYLSNDPKKPYISCEYMHAMGNSCGGMMKYTELEDKYLMYQGGFIWDYGDQALYRKTPNGKEVLSYGGDFTDRPSDYNFSGNGLVYANRIASPKAREVKYLYQNIKLTPDKNGVNINNKNLFANTEVYDLYYKVEKEGKLLDEGKIKVSVGAGEEKYVKLPVGDYSCSEELVFTVSLILSEDTAWANKGYEVAFGQTVFERKEPIKNNSNSKIKVVHGDVNIGVHGKDFKVIFSKSEGGIVSLRYAKKEFITRTPKTFYWRATTDNDRGNKHEFRCSQWLSATMCQKYMDFSMKEHENKIILKYTYELPTIPSTNVKVTYEVTEDGIIKVNVLYKGVEGLPELPVLGMNFRLLAEFNSFEWYGMGPDENYVDRSEGARLGVYKSTPVDNLSKYLVPQECGNRTGTRWVTVQNKNGDGLKFAYEKSPFEFSVLPYTNMELENALHQEDLPPINFTNVNIVGKQMGVGGNDSWGATVLSEFCIDSRKDLEYSFMISNI